The DNA sequence TCTCATTAACTGGCATTACATGAAAACGAATTTGCCTTCTCATGGGCATGTGTTGGACAACGGGGCAGGGCCTGGGAAGTATTCTATGGAGTTAGCCAAGCTAGGGTATCAGGTCACGCTTTCTGATGTCACCCCGAAATTAGTTGAAACGGCGAAGGGTAAGGCAGACGATTTAGGCTTGTCGGATCATTTCAGTGGCTTTCATGTGTTGAATGCGACGAAGTTGGAAGGCTTTCCAGACGAGGAGTTTAATGCGTCTTTAATGCTCGGTCCTCTTTATCATTTGCAGACGGAAGGCGAACGAAAAAGTGCAGTAAAAGAGTTATTCCGAGTTACGAAAAAGGAAGGCATCGTGTTTGTTGCTTTTCAAAGTAGGGTGAGAATGACATTGAATTCGCTTCAGCACCCGGACCACTGGAAGCCAAATGACACAATTGATGAGATTAATGAGTTCCGCAACACGGGGACGTTTACCCATGCGGATAAGGGGCGGTTTACAGGAGCCTACTATTTCGACCTGAATGATATCGAGCCTTTTATGGAAGACCACGGCTTTGAAACTATTGACCTGATCGGTTCCTCAAGTATCGGTGGGTTGATGAGTCATGAGCAATGGCAGGTTTGGGAGGAAAAAGGGGAGACGGAGAAGTTAATGAACGTCCTGATTGACCTCGCGAACGACCGCTCTATCCTTGGGGTTTCCTCTCATTTGTTGTACATCGGCAGAAGACCGTAAAAAACCCCTCCAGACGCAATGTCTGGAGGGGCTTTACACTCATCATTCGACCCGTGGGAATTCTGCAATGCGCAACCTGGCGCAGGCGTAGGGAATAAGTGTCAGGTCTTCCTTTGGCATAGAGGTGTGTGCCGGGCTGTGAGGCAGATCCCCAGCAGAGTTGTTCTCAAGCCTCCATGACGGTACTCTTCGGCCGGTTGCTTTAAGAACGACAGGAGCAGATTCGGGTGAAAATGGCTGGCGGGCAATGTCCTTCTGCTCGGCCACCAAGCCTTGCGCCGGGTTCTCCGAATCAAGGCAAAGTCCATAATTCCAGGCAGATTCGGGGTAAATCTCCCAATCTGCGTAAGGCTCTTCGCCACGCAGCTTCTGCCAACGCTCCTGCACAGGCAAAGCGTAAACGAGCGGGCCTCTGGACACAGAGACGGCATCGTTTGCTCGCGGTTCCACGACTGGTTCCATTGGAAGCGTGAGTTGAATCACGTCCCCGTTCTGCCATGTTCTTTCGATCGTGGTGAAGCCGTCATTCAACGAAATCGGCTGGTTGCTTCCGTTGATTACTATGGAAGGATCGTGACACCACTCGGGAATACGCAGCTTTATTGGAAACGCAGCGCTATTAGCGAGATTGACTTGAATGCTGATGCGGTCATTAAAAGGATAGTCCGTATCTACGGTAAGCTTGGCGTTCACACTGTTCGCAACGGTGGTTTGAACGGTGCACGGCGCATACGACACTGCGGCAAGTCCGCCATCTCTTGTACCCATCCACAGTCGAGCAGCCAGCTTTGGCCAGCCTTGATGCATGTTGGCGGTGCAGCAGCCGAAATGCGGTTCAAGGCCAAACAGGTTTGCGTCGTCGCCGTTTTGTGTCCAAGGCCGTTTGGCGAGCGTACACATAACTTGATTCACCTGTTGGTCGTATTGATGGCTCCGCCAATCCGAGCCAATTGTTGCTGGCAACGCATTGAAGGCCACCTTTTCAAGAATATCCCCGTACACCCCTTCTCCCGACAGCCGAACAAGATGCTCAAGTGTAAACATATATTCGACAACGGCACAGAGCTCGACCCCTTGGCTCGGGTGAGTGCCGGCCAACCATTCGTCGCCTGAAAACATGCCGTGGGCTTGCCCGTGGTGCGTCATTAACGCACGAATGCCAGAGAGAGGCGCCTCACGATGCTCTTTGTCGCCGGTGTGCATGGCATACAGCATCGGTTCCTTCAAACCCATTGCAATGTTCACGACATGGACACGGTGCGTATAGGACGTTTGATATCTCCAGTAAGGGAACTTGTTAAAAATGCCAGTCCAATCAATCGTTTGTTGATGGAGAATGTCGATGAGCTGAAGCAAAGAGGCATCCTGTGTCCGTTCATAAAGCCATTGTATGCAGAGGATATTCTCTCCACCCCGGGCGACAGCCCAATCACGAAGCGGCTGCGCCTGTATGGTGTTCAGCTGGTAACGAAAATACTTTGTCATGAATGGAACAACGCGGTCATCTTGGGTCGCTTCTGCATATTGGATGAGCACCTTCAGCATGACCATTCGTGGCCACCAGTCTGTATTGGACGTTGGTCCAAACTGTCCGTTGTCTTGCTGGCTTGAGAGTGTCCATTCGATCCACGGGGTTGTTTTTTTGATCAATGCCTCATCCTGGAGCACATAGGCGAGCGGGAGAAGACCGTCAAGATAATAGGGACCTCGTTCCCAATCATCACCAGTTCCGCCAAGCCAGCCGTTGTTTGGCCCGACGTCCTCCCAAAACGTATCGAGCTGGCCAGTAAAGCCTTCAGCTTGAATCTTCAGCTGATCTCGCAGCCAACCCTCAGGCTGAATTTGACCAAGGGGGAGCTCGGTAAGCGGGGCGGCTTTGTAGCCGATGGTGGATTTTGAGGATTGCATAGAACCTTTCATCAATGAATCACTCCTTTTGTGTAAGCGAAGCTGTACTTCGCTATGCTTACTATGATTGTAGGTGTTGAAAGCGTTGACAAAAAGAGCGTTTGCGAACTAGGATGTATACAATCATAACTTATGGATGTGAGCACATGGATGAATCAAAGCTGATATTTTCGGCGCCTCCTTTTCCGTCCTATTTGTCGAATGGGCAGGATACCTATCGCCCAGGACAACGCCATATGAGCCGTGACTCTTTAGGTGTGTTTGATTTGCTTGTCGTCACAGAAGGCGCTCTGTATATCGGAGAAAGCGACCGCAAGTGGACGATCCGCTCCAACGAGGCGCTCATTTTACGCCCGGACCAGCATCATTTCGGAACAGAACCGTGTCAGGAACGAACACATTTTCATTGGCTGCACTTTTATACGAATGAACCGTGGCACATGGAACACCGACGTTCAGAGGAACCCGCGGTGCAAACACAGCTCCCCGGCATGTTTCTCATTCAGCTCCCTCAGCATATTCGGCTACCTGCGCCAGATCAGACGCTTGCGGGGTTTCGGGATTTAATTGAAATGGAGAAGCAGTCAGGGCTTGCCGCGCGCTGGACACAGCAGACGCACTTTCAGCAGATTCTTCAAAGCTTGATTCAGGACCAGATGGCACCGGACGATCCAGTGGTCAAGCTAGCAGACGCTGCGACTGCGCTATTGCGCCGCGAGTACCAAAAGCCCTTTTCCTATGAAGGTCTTGGCGAACAGCTGCATTTCCATCCGACGTATATTGCGCGCTGTGTCAAACGAGTCTATCGGTGTACGCTGTTGGACTACTTGAATGGCTATCGCATTTCCAAAGCAAAAATGTTACTTATCTCAACCAGCTTTCCCATTGCCGAGGTAGGGGAGAAAGCAGGGTTTCAAAACCGGGTCTACTTTACGCGCAGATTCAAGGAGGCAGAGGGTGTGTCGCCAAAACAATACAGAGAGAGATTCCGTCGCCGAGGAGTAAAAGGCACAGATTAGTGTGGGATTGGGTTTCGGGTGCTGAGATGGTCGCAACTTAGCACCCGAAACCCCAGGGGTCTTACAATTGTGGTGACTTGAGAAGCTTGCAGGGGAAACGAGAGGCGAATCGAGCATAGCAGCGGGAAGGGAACGTCCATTTCCGTAGAAGCTCATCAATTATCCAAAAGAACAAAGCCACAGTGGTGGCATAAAGCGATCCCCTGTCGATTTCAACACCTAAAATGGAATGCTGCACATTCATAGGGTATACAAACCCAAATAGAACGCCGAAAATCAGATGAACGCCACATGCAACGGTCCTTCGTATTGACTCCTGCAATCGTCTACCGATAAAGTCGGATAAAAATGAAACAGGTACGCCATACAAAACGATAAATGGTGCAACCCATAGGCTAATCATAAAAGACATAGACAGTAATTCTAATGGTCGTTGCCACTCACCGAAAAACAGTGCGAAAATGAACATGAGACCTAAAGGCGTTGCGAATACAGCGGTGATCAGTTTTCTTTTGAACATACCAACATCTCCTGAGGAGTAAACTTTCCTTAATTTTACCATTATTTTCTGCATTTTGTTTCTATTTCACACATCGAATGTCCCTAATGTTCATCAACCTCGTCAAGAAATTCAGCGATGACCTTTGCCAGCTCTTCTGGGTACTCTCCAT is a window from the Aureibacillus halotolerans genome containing:
- a CDS encoding class I SAM-dependent methyltransferase, giving the protein MKNVIDYYSLYDEWGRLDREPLEFLINWHYMKTNLPSHGHVLDNGAGPGKYSMELAKLGYQVTLSDVTPKLVETAKGKADDLGLSDHFSGFHVLNATKLEGFPDEEFNASLMLGPLYHLQTEGERKSAVKELFRVTKKEGIVFVAFQSRVRMTLNSLQHPDHWKPNDTIDEINEFRNTGTFTHADKGRFTGAYYFDLNDIEPFMEDHGFETIDLIGSSSIGGLMSHEQWQVWEEKGETEKLMNVLIDLANDRSILGVSSHLLYIGRRP
- a CDS encoding beta-L-arabinofuranosidase domain-containing protein; this encodes MKGSMQSSKSTIGYKAAPLTELPLGQIQPEGWLRDQLKIQAEGFTGQLDTFWEDVGPNNGWLGGTGDDWERGPYYLDGLLPLAYVLQDEALIKKTTPWIEWTLSSQQDNGQFGPTSNTDWWPRMVMLKVLIQYAEATQDDRVVPFMTKYFRYQLNTIQAQPLRDWAVARGGENILCIQWLYERTQDASLLQLIDILHQQTIDWTGIFNKFPYWRYQTSYTHRVHVVNIAMGLKEPMLYAMHTGDKEHREAPLSGIRALMTHHGQAHGMFSGDEWLAGTHPSQGVELCAVVEYMFTLEHLVRLSGEGVYGDILEKVAFNALPATIGSDWRSHQYDQQVNQVMCTLAKRPWTQNGDDANLFGLEPHFGCCTANMHQGWPKLAARLWMGTRDGGLAAVSYAPCTVQTTVANSVNAKLTVDTDYPFNDRISIQVNLANSAAFPIKLRIPEWCHDPSIVINGSNQPISLNDGFTTIERTWQNGDVIQLTLPMEPVVEPRANDAVSVSRGPLVYALPVQERWQKLRGEEPYADWEIYPESAWNYGLCLDSENPAQGLVAEQKDIARQPFSPESAPVVLKATGRRVPSWRLENNSAGDLPHSPAHTSMPKEDLTLIPYACARLRIAEFPRVE
- a CDS encoding helix-turn-helix transcriptional regulator, which gives rise to MDESKLIFSAPPFPSYLSNGQDTYRPGQRHMSRDSLGVFDLLVVTEGALYIGESDRKWTIRSNEALILRPDQHHFGTEPCQERTHFHWLHFYTNEPWHMEHRRSEEPAVQTQLPGMFLIQLPQHIRLPAPDQTLAGFRDLIEMEKQSGLAARWTQQTHFQQILQSLIQDQMAPDDPVVKLADAATALLRREYQKPFSYEGLGEQLHFHPTYIARCVKRVYRCTLLDYLNGYRISKAKMLLISTSFPIAEVGEKAGFQNRVYFTRRFKEAEGVSPKQYRERFRRRGVKGTD